A region from the Benincasa hispida cultivar B227 chromosome 8, ASM972705v1, whole genome shotgun sequence genome encodes:
- the LOC120082701 gene encoding uncharacterized protein LOC120082701, with the protein MAFAPFIHARCCYNPIFGAQRTGSSHGPVGTSSFSSSSSSSSCTPSSPCSSSSDSNHSWRLPGFGPQAMSTSTLGTFSSSSSIGNVKNEPDHLLVLVHGIMASPSDWTYFEAELKRRLGRNYLIYGTFFFPLSECHYPMYCKHVHIIIFLKFRCINMKCNIYDFGIIVRK; encoded by the exons atggcaTTCGCGCCTTTCATTCACGCGCGCTGTTGTTACAACCCCATTTTTGGTGCTCAAAGAACCGGTTcttctcatggacctgtaggaACGTCGTCgttttcctcttcctcttcctcttcctcctgCACTCCCTCGTCTCCCTGTTCTTCCTCTTCTG ACTCAAATCACAGTTGGAGATTACCTGGCTTTGGACCTCAAGCTATGAGTACTTCAACCCTCGGAACATTCTCGTCATCAAGTAGCATTGGAAATGTGAAAAACGAGCCTGATCATCTTCTTGTCCTTGTTCATGGAATCATGGCTAG CCCAAGTGATTGGACTTACTTTGAAGCAGAGTTAAAAAGACGTCTTGGACGAAACTATTTAATATATGGTACGTTCTTTTTTCCGCTTAGTGAATGTCACTATCCAATGTATTGTAAGCACGTACAtatcataatatttttaaaattcaggtGCATCAACATGAAGTGCAATATTTACGACTTTGGAATTATTGTCAGAAAGTAA